The Virgibacillus dokdonensis genome includes a window with the following:
- a CDS encoding outer spore coat protein CotE, with amino-acid sequence MSFLDKEYREIITKAVCGKGRKFSQATHSVTPSHRPSSILGCWVINHLYNAKKKSQDTVEINGSYEINIWYSYNDNTKTEAITERVTYSDKVPLSIKDENCLNDDFDVIAKVVQQPNCLNCTIENKGHKIAVEIEREFIVQIIGDTKVAVRVDPKREYVDDDEDEVWDVELTDDELEEVEPDFLNKD; translated from the coding sequence ATGTCTTTTTTAGATAAAGAATATAGAGAGATCATAACGAAAGCGGTTTGTGGCAAAGGTCGTAAGTTCTCGCAAGCAACCCATTCCGTTACACCATCACATAGACCTTCAAGTATTTTAGGTTGCTGGGTTATTAACCATTTGTATAATGCAAAGAAAAAATCACAAGATACTGTAGAGATAAATGGAAGTTACGAAATTAACATTTGGTATTCGTATAATGACAACACAAAAACAGAAGCTATTACCGAGAGGGTTACCTACAGCGATAAAGTACCATTATCGATAAAAGATGAAAACTGCTTAAATGATGACTTTGATGTAATAGCCAAAGTTGTTCAACAGCCTAATTGCTTAAATTGTACAATTGAAAACAAAGGGCATAAAATAGCAGTAGAGATTGAAAGGGAATTTATTGTCCAAATTATCGGAGATACAAAAGTTGCAGTTCGTGTGGATCCAAAGCGTGAATATGTTGATGATGACGAAGATGAAGTTTGGGATGTAGAACTTACAGATGACGAATTGGAAGAAGTAGAACCAGATTTCTTAAACAAAGATTAA
- a CDS encoding AAA family ATPase, with translation METQFISNRNGQVNIILKEKNTSHLTYTEKKAMNKKNNPFNHIDEAFASFVGMKQLKERIKEIYATVVINEKRKQFGLVNHEQVLHMLFKGNPGTGKTTVARKLAKLYYDMNLLSKGHFIEAERADLVGEYIGQTAQKTRSIIQKAQGGVLFIDEAYSLARGGEKDFGKEAIDTLVKHMEDYQHDFVLILAGYPYEMERFLTLNPGLESRFPFILDFRDYEAGELLSIAKRMAADREYQLTKDAEIELKAHLIKKTRTNNRNFSNARYVRNVVESAIRMHAVRLLENEHFTTDDLIYLTIQDLQLKLN, from the coding sequence ATGGAAACACAATTTATAAGTAATCGAAATGGGCAAGTAAACATCATTTTAAAGGAAAAAAACACCTCGCATTTGACATATACAGAAAAAAAAGCAATGAACAAAAAAAACAACCCATTTAATCATATTGATGAGGCATTTGCATCGTTTGTAGGTATGAAGCAACTTAAGGAACGAATTAAAGAAATATATGCAACGGTCGTCATCAATGAAAAGCGAAAGCAGTTTGGGTTAGTGAATCATGAACAAGTATTGCATATGCTTTTTAAGGGTAATCCTGGGACAGGAAAAACAACGGTAGCTAGAAAGTTGGCTAAGCTATACTATGATATGAACTTATTATCTAAAGGCCATTTTATTGAAGCTGAACGGGCAGACTTGGTAGGAGAATATATTGGTCAGACAGCGCAAAAAACCCGCTCTATTATACAGAAAGCCCAAGGTGGCGTTTTGTTTATTGATGAGGCTTATTCACTTGCGCGTGGTGGCGAGAAAGATTTTGGTAAAGAGGCAATTGATACATTGGTAAAACATATGGAAGATTATCAGCATGATTTTGTGCTAATTCTTGCTGGTTATCCATACGAAATGGAACGATTCTTAACATTAAATCCTGGCTTAGAATCCAGGTTTCCATTTATATTAGATTTTCGTGATTATGAAGCTGGAGAATTGCTTTCAATCGCTAAACGAATGGCAGCAGATCGCGAGTATCAACTTACCAAAGATGCTGAAATAGAATTAAAAGCACATTTAATAAAAAAAACACGCACGAATAATCGTAACTTTTCCAATGCACGTTATGTACGTAACGTGGTAGAGAGTGCTATTCGTATGCATGCAGTTAGGTTGTTGGAGAATGAGCACTTTACTACAGATGATCTTATTTACTTAACAATTCAAGATTTGCAGTTAAAACTAAATTAG
- the mutL gene encoding DNA mismatch repair endonuclease MutL, with protein MRIIQMPDSLANKIAAGEVVERPASVVKELVENSIDANSTWVKIEIKEAGLQVIKVTDNGDGMLEEDCETAFLRHATSKIKNETDLFHVRTLGFRGEALASIASVSKLTVQTSTGEHAGTRLTLEGGKLIDKQKSAARKGTEIMVSELFFNTPARLKYMKTIHTELGHITDLLNRLALSHPQIRFEVTHNGKNIFKTAGTGDVLQVISQVYGMNVAKHMLPVKHETLDFSIGGFIAKPEVTRASRNYMSTIINGRYIKSVALNKAIIQGYHTLLPIGRSPIVVLSIQMDPILVDVNVHPTKLEVRFSKDKELYQAIEQTIKDTFREATLIPEMESKSVPKSKSIQHSFDFTPSSSELEPDIRQWNYPAGVREPVVENNSSKGLNEAARKQESDHIELADNEMEPTPVERAREMQQEKEYIDRNVCTDTGEKIAEQEKNEKVEPRVPIMYPIGQLQGTYILAQNENGLYMIDQHAAQERVKYEFFKQKLGQPMNNLQQLLIPLTFEFSKEEAIWVEAYKETLQAAGLFFEPFGQQTYVIRSHPSWFPAGQEEAIIREMVEQLIKDEKIDVEKIREEAAILMSCKRSIKANHYLNDEEMTQLLEHLRQTTDPFTCPHGRPIIVHFSTYELEKMFKRVM; from the coding sequence ATGCGAATTATACAAATGCCAGATTCTCTCGCTAATAAAATTGCAGCAGGTGAAGTTGTTGAGCGTCCTGCATCCGTTGTGAAAGAGCTCGTTGAAAATAGTATTGATGCAAACAGCACTTGGGTGAAAATTGAGATAAAAGAAGCGGGTTTACAAGTTATTAAAGTAACTGACAATGGCGACGGGATGTTAGAAGAAGATTGTGAAACAGCATTCTTGAGGCATGCAACAAGCAAAATAAAGAATGAGACCGATTTATTTCACGTTCGAACCCTTGGTTTTCGTGGTGAGGCGCTTGCAAGTATAGCTTCTGTCAGCAAACTAACGGTCCAAACATCAACGGGAGAACACGCTGGTACTCGTTTAACTTTAGAAGGCGGTAAACTAATTGATAAACAGAAATCAGCTGCACGAAAAGGGACAGAAATTATGGTATCCGAGTTATTTTTTAATACGCCTGCACGTCTAAAATATATGAAAACCATTCATACAGAATTAGGGCATATTACAGATCTGTTAAATCGCTTGGCTTTGTCACATCCACAAATAAGATTTGAAGTCACACATAATGGGAAGAACATCTTTAAAACAGCAGGAACAGGTGATGTATTACAAGTTATTTCTCAGGTTTATGGAATGAATGTAGCGAAGCATATGTTACCTGTTAAGCACGAAACACTCGACTTTTCTATTGGTGGATTTATTGCTAAACCAGAAGTAACGAGAGCCTCTAGAAACTATATGTCAACCATTATTAATGGAAGATATATAAAAAGCGTTGCATTAAATAAAGCGATTATCCAAGGCTATCATACATTGTTGCCTATTGGACGTTCACCTATTGTTGTTCTTTCTATACAAATGGACCCTATTCTGGTAGATGTTAATGTCCACCCCACTAAATTAGAAGTGCGTTTTAGTAAGGATAAAGAATTATATCAAGCAATTGAGCAAACCATTAAAGACACATTTCGGGAAGCAACCTTAATTCCTGAAATGGAAAGTAAATCTGTACCTAAATCGAAGTCTATACAACATAGTTTTGATTTTACACCTTCTAGCTCAGAACTAGAACCGGATATTAGACAGTGGAATTACCCGGCTGGCGTTCGTGAACCAGTTGTTGAAAATAATTCATCTAAAGGGCTAAATGAGGCTGCTAGAAAGCAAGAAAGTGATCATATTGAGCTTGCTGACAACGAAATGGAGCCAACCCCCGTAGAGCGTGCACGTGAAATGCAGCAGGAAAAAGAGTATATAGATAGGAATGTGTGCACAGATACAGGTGAGAAAATAGCAGAACAAGAGAAAAACGAGAAAGTTGAACCACGTGTTCCGATTATGTATCCAATTGGACAATTACAAGGCACATACATTTTGGCGCAAAATGAAAATGGGCTGTACATGATTGATCAGCATGCTGCTCAAGAGCGAGTGAAATATGAGTTTTTTAAACAAAAACTCGGTCAGCCTATGAATAATTTGCAACAATTACTTATTCCATTAACATTTGAATTTTCTAAAGAAGAAGCAATTTGGGTGGAGGCATATAAAGAAACATTACAAGCAGCAGGACTTTTTTTCGAACCATTCGGTCAACAAACGTATGTTATTCGTTCACACCCCAGCTGGTTCCCTGCTGGACAAGAAGAAGCAATTATTCGGGAAATGGTTGAACAGCTAATAAAAGATGAGAAGATTGATGTGGAAAAGATTCGAGAAGAAGCGGCCATTTTAATGTCCTGTAAACGTTCTATTAAAGCTAACCATTATTTAAATGATGAAGAAATGACACAATTACTTGAACATTTACGACAAACTACAGACCCATTTACTTGTCCGCATGGAAGACCTATTATCGTTCATTTTTCAACTTATGAATTAGAAAAAATGTTTAAACGTGTGATGTGA
- a CDS encoding stage V sporulation protein S, with protein MEVLKVSAKSNPNSVAGALANVLRERGSAEIQAIGAGALNQAVKAVAIARGFVAPSGVDLICIPAFTDILIDEEERTAIKLIVEPR; from the coding sequence GTGGAAGTATTAAAAGTGTCAGCAAAATCAAATCCAAATTCAGTAGCAGGTGCACTTGCGAATGTGTTAAGAGAACGTGGCTCAGCGGAGATTCAGGCTATTGGAGCTGGTGCATTAAACCAGGCTGTTAAGGCGGTAGCGATTGCTAGAGGATTTGTTGCACCAAGTGGGGTTGATCTTATTTGTATTCCGGCTTTTACAGATATTTTAATTGATGAAGAAGAGCGTACAGCAATTAAATTAATTGTAGAGCCCAGATAA
- the miaB gene encoding tRNA (N6-isopentenyl adenosine(37)-C2)-methylthiotransferase MiaB gives MNEQQRKQQAQIKETNPTDVKSGMDNMERIKNTSSEDLISKYFKTTYEPPNLNKARKRGRDKVNVHYDFSIPEDMENIGEGKKFLIRTYGCQMNEHDTEVMAGILTEMGYTSTSETNDADIILLNTCAIRENAENKVFGEIGHLKALKREKPDLILGVCGCMSQEETVVNRILKKHQHVDLIFGTHNIHRLPHLVKEAMFGKEKIVEVWSKEGDVIENLPKARKGKIKAWVNIMYGCDKFCTYCIVPMTRGKERSRLPEDIIQEVRHLAAQGYKEVTLLGQNVNAYGKDLDGMTYGLGDLMDELRKIDIPRIRFTTSHPRDFDDRLIEVLAKGGNLLDHIHLPVQSGSSEILKKMNRKYTRESYLELVRKIRAAMPNATLTTDIIVGFPNETEEQFEETMTLMEEVGFEAAYTFIYSPREGTPAARKKDNVPEEVKKQRLYRLNELVNKQSAASMKTYQDQVVKVLVEGESKKDPEVLAGYTERNKLVNFKGPKAAIGQIVDVKITEAKTWSLDGVMIENTVGVK, from the coding sequence ATGAACGAGCAACAACGTAAGCAACAAGCACAAATTAAGGAAACAAATCCAACGGACGTAAAATCCGGTATGGATAATATGGAGCGTATTAAAAATACTTCTAGTGAAGATTTGATTTCCAAGTATTTCAAAACAACTTATGAACCACCGAATTTAAATAAAGCACGTAAACGTGGAAGAGATAAAGTGAATGTCCATTACGATTTTTCTATTCCCGAAGACATGGAAAATATTGGGGAAGGAAAGAAGTTTTTAATTCGTACATATGGCTGCCAAATGAATGAGCATGATACGGAAGTAATGGCTGGAATTCTTACCGAAATGGGTTATACATCTACTTCTGAAACAAATGATGCTGATATTATTTTGTTGAATACTTGTGCAATTAGAGAAAATGCTGAGAATAAAGTATTTGGTGAAATTGGACATTTAAAAGCGTTAAAACGAGAAAAGCCAGATTTGATCCTTGGTGTTTGTGGTTGCATGTCTCAAGAAGAAACTGTGGTGAATCGGATATTGAAGAAACACCAGCATGTTGATTTGATTTTTGGTACTCATAATATACATCGGTTACCACATCTTGTGAAAGAAGCAATGTTTGGTAAAGAAAAAATCGTTGAAGTGTGGTCTAAAGAAGGTGATGTCATTGAAAACCTTCCAAAAGCACGAAAAGGAAAAATAAAAGCATGGGTTAACATTATGTACGGTTGCGATAAGTTCTGCACGTATTGTATTGTACCAATGACCCGTGGAAAAGAGCGAAGTCGTCTTCCGGAAGATATCATCCAAGAAGTTCGGCATTTAGCTGCTCAAGGTTATAAAGAGGTAACCTTATTAGGGCAAAACGTAAATGCTTATGGAAAAGATTTAGACGGCATGACATACGGTTTAGGTGATTTAATGGATGAACTTCGCAAAATTGATATCCCAAGAATTCGTTTTACGACATCACACCCTAGAGATTTTGATGATCGCTTAATTGAAGTATTGGCAAAAGGGGGGAATTTGTTAGATCATATTCATTTGCCAGTCCAGTCAGGCAGTAGTGAAATTTTGAAGAAAATGAATCGGAAATATACGAGAGAATCGTATTTAGAACTCGTTAGGAAAATTCGCGCAGCGATGCCGAACGCAACGTTAACGACAGATATTATTGTTGGATTTCCAAACGAAACGGAAGAGCAGTTTGAAGAAACGATGACCTTAATGGAAGAAGTTGGTTTTGAAGCAGCTTACACCTTTATTTATTCACCACGTGAAGGGACTCCTGCAGCTAGGAAGAAAGATAATGTTCCAGAAGAGGTAAAAAAGCAACGACTATATCGCTTAAATGAGCTTGTCAATAAGCAGTCTGCTGCGTCTATGAAAACGTATCAGGATCAAGTCGTAAAAGTACTTGTAGAGGGTGAAAGCAAAAAAGATCCAGAAGTTCTAGCGGGGTATACGGAAAGAAATAAACTCGTTAACTTTAAAGGACCAAAGGCTGCAATTGGGCAGATTGTAGACGTGAAAATTACAGAAGCTAAAACATGGTCTTTAGATGGTGTTATGATTGAAAATACAGTAGGGGTGAAATAA
- the hfq gene encoding RNA chaperone Hfq, with amino-acid sequence MAQSVNIQDQYLNQLRKNRIAVTIFLTNGFQLRGVIKGFDNFTVLIETDGKQQLIFKHAISTFSPAKNVELEKE; translated from the coding sequence ATGGCTCAATCTGTAAATATTCAGGACCAATACTTAAATCAACTTCGTAAAAACCGTATAGCTGTCACAATTTTTTTAACGAATGGGTTTCAATTAAGAGGAGTTATTAAAGGATTCGACAATTTCACGGTTTTAATTGAAACAGATGGTAAACAGCAATTAATTTTTAAACATGCTATTTCTACCTTTTCACCAGCTAAAAATGTCGAGCTGGAAAAGGAATAA
- a CDS encoding RicAFT regulatory complex protein RicA family protein, protein MAEYTRKQVLDEAKKLANMLANTEEIEHFKQVEAKINENKKVQQLITKIKALQKQAVNLQAYEKHEALKKVEEQLDIFQSEIDAIPVVQEFKEIQVVVNDVLQLITATIAREVTNQVIESTGGDVLTGETGSKIRTKSGCSH, encoded by the coding sequence ATGGCAGAGTATACGCGCAAACAGGTGCTGGATGAAGCGAAAAAACTTGCGAATATGTTAGCAAATACAGAAGAAATTGAACATTTTAAGCAAGTGGAAGCGAAAATTAATGAAAATAAAAAAGTACAACAATTAATAACAAAGATTAAAGCATTACAAAAGCAAGCTGTTAATTTACAAGCTTATGAAAAACATGAAGCTTTAAAAAAAGTAGAGGAACAACTGGATATTTTTCAATCAGAAATTGATGCAATTCCTGTTGTACAGGAGTTTAAAGAAATACAAGTTGTTGTTAATGATGTTTTACAGTTAATTACTGCTACAATTGCAAGAGAAGTTACCAATCAAGTAATTGAATCTACAGGTGGCGATGTTTTAACTGGAGAAACAGGTTCGAAGATAAGAACAAAATCAGGTTGTAGCCATTAA
- the mutS gene encoding DNA mismatch repair protein MutS — MAKQTPMMKQYLNIKESYKDAFLFFRLGDFYELFFEDAIQAARELEITLTKRDSNSPNPVPMCGVPYHSAENYIKILIEKGYKVAICEQVEDPKTAKGVVKREVIQLITPGTVMEKAMLNEKENNYIASLSHFDSSYVLVYSDLSTGENQLALIEHGWDGVIHELYNQPIKEIVVSSKLPEELQHQLKSRLHVTLSYQDEVTFNAEYRNLCENIDDERLLTAFSRLLNYVQHTQKRSLDHMQQAQVIALQHHLSLDMYSKRNLELTETLMKKEKYGSLLWVLDKTVTAMGSRMLKKWLERPLLNAQEIEKRLHIVEGFYAQFMERDAIRETLKSVYDLERLAGRIAFGNVNARDLQQLKSSLQRIPVLKQLLQQFSQQELYKLADHIYIEPKIIDILEASIVDDPPIPIKEGGIIKDGYNEQLDTYRDASRNGKQWIAELEQKEKQATGIKSLKIGYNRVFGYYIEVTKANLHLLPEGRYERKQTLTNAERYITPELKEKEQLILEAEEKSVELEYQLFIEIREQIKAFIPELQRLAEQVSYVDVLQGFATVSESNNYVRPTFDKQKLEIKQSRHPVIEQVMDDGTFVPNDIILDAQNHILLITGPNMSGKSTYMRQLALTVIMGQIGCFVPCESAQLLIFDQIFTRIGAADDLVAGQSTFMVEMLEANHAITNATEQSLILFDEIGRGTSTYDGMALAQAIIEYIHNHIQAKTLFSTHYHELTDLANTLSHLKNVHVRAEEHEGNVVFLHQIKEGPADESYGIHVAKLANLPDSLITRASEILKELEGNMEAKSEVKAKTEQAASVEGTGQLSFFTEEEKPVSKHKNQYEKVVQELKDIDLFALTPIEAMNMLYQLQKKARK; from the coding sequence ATGGCAAAACAAACACCAATGATGAAGCAATATTTAAATATAAAAGAATCTTATAAGGATGCGTTCTTATTTTTTCGTTTAGGTGATTTTTATGAACTGTTTTTTGAGGATGCTATTCAAGCCGCAAGAGAGTTAGAAATAACGCTGACAAAACGGGATTCGAACAGTCCTAATCCTGTTCCAATGTGCGGGGTTCCTTATCATTCCGCGGAGAATTACATCAAAATTTTAATAGAAAAAGGCTATAAAGTTGCAATTTGTGAGCAAGTAGAAGACCCTAAAACAGCTAAAGGTGTAGTAAAACGGGAAGTGATTCAATTAATTACACCTGGGACGGTTATGGAAAAAGCCATGCTAAATGAAAAAGAAAACAATTATATTGCCAGTTTGTCTCATTTTGATAGCAGCTATGTATTAGTATATAGTGATTTGTCGACAGGTGAAAACCAACTGGCTTTGATTGAACATGGTTGGGACGGGGTAATTCATGAATTATATAATCAACCGATTAAAGAAATTGTTGTTTCCTCTAAGTTGCCTGAGGAATTACAACACCAGTTAAAATCGAGGCTACATGTTACTCTATCTTATCAGGATGAAGTGACCTTTAATGCAGAATATCGAAATTTATGTGAAAACATCGATGATGAAAGACTATTGACAGCTTTTAGCAGATTGCTAAATTATGTTCAACACACACAAAAGCGTTCGCTTGATCATATGCAACAAGCACAAGTTATTGCACTACAGCATCACTTATCATTAGATATGTATTCAAAGCGGAATTTAGAACTTACGGAAACGTTAATGAAAAAAGAAAAGTATGGTAGTTTACTATGGGTCCTCGATAAAACCGTTACAGCTATGGGATCCAGAATGTTAAAAAAATGGTTAGAGCGCCCGCTTTTAAACGCACAGGAAATTGAAAAACGGCTTCATATTGTTGAAGGCTTTTATGCGCAGTTTATGGAGCGAGACGCAATAAGAGAAACGTTAAAATCGGTATATGATTTAGAAAGGCTTGCGGGACGAATTGCTTTCGGTAATGTCAATGCACGTGATTTACAACAACTGAAGAGTTCGCTACAAAGGATTCCGGTTCTGAAACAACTTTTACAACAATTCTCTCAGCAGGAACTTTATAAATTAGCAGACCATATATATATAGAACCCAAAATCATAGATATACTGGAAGCAAGCATCGTAGACGACCCACCTATTCCAATTAAAGAAGGCGGCATTATTAAAGACGGTTATAACGAGCAATTAGATACATATCGAGATGCATCAAGAAATGGAAAGCAGTGGATTGCTGAACTGGAACAAAAAGAAAAACAAGCAACCGGTATTAAATCATTAAAAATCGGTTATAATCGCGTGTTTGGATATTATATTGAGGTAACGAAAGCTAACTTGCATTTACTTCCTGAAGGGCGTTATGAAAGAAAACAAACATTAACAAATGCTGAGAGATATATTACACCAGAATTAAAGGAAAAAGAGCAGCTTATATTAGAAGCGGAAGAAAAGAGCGTCGAATTGGAATATCAACTTTTTATTGAAATTCGCGAACAAATTAAAGCGTTTATTCCAGAATTGCAACGTTTAGCTGAACAAGTAAGTTATGTAGATGTGCTACAAGGGTTTGCAACTGTGAGTGAATCTAACAATTATGTTCGCCCTACATTTGATAAACAAAAGTTGGAAATAAAACAGAGCAGGCACCCTGTGATTGAGCAAGTAATGGATGATGGCACTTTTGTACCTAATGATATTATTTTAGATGCACAAAATCATATTTTACTAATAACAGGGCCGAACATGTCAGGGAAAAGCACTTATATGCGTCAATTGGCATTAACTGTTATTATGGGACAAATAGGTTGTTTTGTCCCTTGTGAATCGGCTCAACTTTTAATTTTTGACCAAATCTTCACACGAATTGGTGCTGCAGATGATTTAGTTGCTGGTCAAAGTACATTTATGGTGGAAATGCTCGAAGCAAATCATGCGATCACTAATGCGACTGAACAGAGCTTGATTTTATTTGATGAAATTGGGAGAGGGACAAGCACATATGATGGAATGGCTTTAGCGCAGGCAATCATTGAATATATTCATAATCATATCCAAGCAAAAACGCTATTTTCAACACATTATCACGAACTGACAGATCTAGCTAATACGTTATCTCACTTAAAAAATGTTCATGTTAGAGCGGAAGAGCATGAGGGGAATGTTGTATTTCTCCATCAAATTAAAGAAGGCCCTGCTGACGAAAGTTACGGTATCCATGTAGCTAAGCTTGCAAACTTACCTGATAGTTTAATTACTCGTGCTAGTGAAATTTTAAAAGAACTAGAAGGAAACATGGAGGCTAAATCTGAAGTCAAAGCGAAGACGGAACAAGCTGCTTCTGTCGAGGGGACGGGACAATTGTCTTTCTTTACCGAAGAAGAGAAGCCAGTTTCTAAACATAAGAATCAATATGAAAAAGTGGTACAAGAGTTAAAAGACATAGATTTATTTGCTTTAACCCCTATAGAAGCGATGAATATGTTATATCAACTGCAAAAAAAGGCACGAAAATAA
- a CDS encoding Dps family protein, translating to MKNQQLVNFLNQLLSNQFVLYVKLHRYHWFIQGSNFLTLHQQFENMYLKVAHDIDEIAERILMIDGKPLATMVKYLKESTLEEANADDEEQEIMQQLLQDLLQIIMEIKTQGLPKAVELNDSPTEDLLIDIQGAFEKYTWMLRAYLKQ from the coding sequence GTGAAAAATCAACAGCTTGTAAATTTTCTTAATCAATTACTGTCTAATCAATTTGTTCTTTATGTGAAACTGCACCGATACCATTGGTTTATTCAAGGAAGCAATTTTTTAACTCTTCATCAGCAGTTTGAAAATATGTACTTGAAGGTAGCTCATGATATTGATGAGATAGCCGAACGTATACTAATGATAGATGGCAAACCTTTAGCTACAATGGTAAAATATTTGAAAGAATCAACTTTAGAAGAAGCAAATGCAGATGATGAAGAACAAGAAATAATGCAGCAGTTGCTGCAAGATTTGCTGCAAATAATAATGGAAATTAAGACACAAGGGCTACCAAAAGCTGTAGAGTTAAATGACAGCCCTACAGAAGATTTACTTATTGATATACAAGGAGCGTTTGAAAAATATACTTGGATGCTTAGAGCGTATTTAAAACAGTAA
- the miaA gene encoding tRNA (adenosine(37)-N6)-dimethylallyltransferase MiaA, translating into MKKKLIAIVGPTAVGKTKLSIEIAKHYNGEIISGDSMQIYKGMDIGTAKVTKDEMKNIPHYMIDIKRPDESFSAADFKQYVDHYIEIISVKDKLPILVGGSGLYVQAALYNYNFTAYQRNNELIKKLNKEIELNGIQPLYERLRKVDPQQAKKIHPNNYRRVVRALEIYETTGKRMSEYQQQQSGKSPYDYKIIGLEMDREKLYDRINKRVDDMIEKGLVEEAYQLYSRGYAHKQSMQAIGYKEFLPYFKNEISLTEAIATLKQNSRRYAKRQYTWFRNKMDVSWYDVSSVSIDEKLRNILDDLAGFIQS; encoded by the coding sequence ATGAAAAAAAAACTTATTGCTATCGTAGGTCCAACTGCGGTAGGTAAAACAAAACTTAGTATTGAAATAGCTAAACATTATAATGGTGAGATTATTAGCGGAGATTCTATGCAAATCTATAAAGGAATGGATATTGGGACTGCAAAAGTGACAAAGGATGAAATGAAAAACATTCCACATTATATGATTGATATAAAACGTCCCGATGAATCGTTCTCTGCGGCTGATTTTAAACAGTATGTAGACCATTACATAGAAATAATATCAGTCAAGGACAAATTACCTATATTAGTTGGCGGAAGTGGTTTATATGTGCAGGCTGCCCTCTATAACTATAACTTTACAGCGTATCAGCGTAATAACGAGTTGATTAAAAAATTAAATAAAGAAATAGAGTTAAATGGCATCCAACCTTTGTATGAAAGGTTGAGGAAAGTTGATCCGCAACAGGCAAAAAAAATTCATCCAAACAACTATCGGCGTGTTGTGCGTGCGTTAGAAATCTATGAAACAACAGGAAAACGAATGTCAGAATACCAGCAACAGCAAAGTGGAAAGTCACCGTATGATTATAAAATCATAGGATTGGAAATGGACCGTGAAAAATTATATGATCGGATTAATAAGCGTGTAGATGATATGATAGAAAAAGGTCTGGTAGAAGAAGCTTATCAATTGTATAGTCGGGGATATGCTCATAAACAATCTATGCAAGCGATCGGCTATAAAGAATTTCTCCCTTATTTCAAAAACGAAATATCTTTAACTGAAGCTATTGCAACATTAAAGCAAAATTCTAGAAGATATGCCAAAAGGCAATATACTTGGTTTCGCAATAAAATGGATGTATCTTGGTATGATGTTTCTAGTGTATCCATTGATGAAAAATTAAGAAATATTTTAGATGATCTTGCAGGATTTATTCAAAGCTAG